From a region of the Balaenoptera musculus isolate JJ_BM4_2016_0621 chromosome 15, mBalMus1.pri.v3, whole genome shotgun sequence genome:
- the SLCO4A1 gene encoding solute carrier organic anion transporter family member 4A1 isoform X5, translated as MKPEWALSGSRSLVRSAAAGPSGRSDRRWNSAPTPAAVAVTPSEMPQHSMGDKHFVSMPQLVFPGPPLATNSECDCTPPSRRASLGSPLSQPLCQPLPEKRGPRAAREVRYVATGRPDQACGWRAFAPTCLQAFNTPRGFLLFLCAASFLQGMTVNGFINTVVTSIERRYDLHSYQSGLIASSYDVAACLCLTFVSYFGGHGHKPRWLGWGVLVMGAGSLVFSLPHFTTGPYEAQVDEAVGTCRANSSATCGGRTSGLSSYQLVFMLGQFLHGMGATPLYTLGVTYLDENVKSSYSPVYIAIFYTAAILGPAAGYLVGGALLNIYTEIGHRTELTTESPLWVGAWWVGFLGTGAAAFLIAVPILGYPRQLPGSQRYVVMRASETHQLKDSSHRVTSSPDFGKTIRDLPLSIWLLLKNPTFILLCLAGATEATLIAGMSTFGPKFLESQFSLSASEAATLFGYLVVPAGGGGTFLGGFFVNKCKLRGSGIIKFCLLCTLVSMLAFFVFFMHCPNVPMAGVTASYNGSLLPEGHLGLTAACNAACGCQPEHYSPVCGPDGLMYYSPCHAGCPEAASPGPGGQKQHSCTNGNFTVSPGLGSLWPRTFPFAAKAELCRPLRGTCRAPGKLWQERANCLCEVLATWGCGPGLGQDSAAGVGCDLATLPGR; from the exons ATCGGACCGCCGCTGGAATTCCGCACCCACTCCCGCTGCCGTCGCTGTCACGCCCTCGGAGATGCCGCAGCACTCGATGGGGGACAAGCACTTCGTCTCGATGCCGCAGCTGGTCTTCCCCGGCCCCCCGCTGGCCACCAACAGCGAGTGTGACTGCACGCCCCCCAGCAGGCGGGCGTCCCTGGGCTCGCCCCTGAGCCAGCCGCTGTGCCAGCCGCTGCCCGAGAAGCGCGGGCCCCGGGCGGCCCGGGAGGTGCGCTACGTGGCCACGGGGCGGCCGGACCAGGCCTGCGGCTGGCGGGCCTTCGCGCCCACGTGCCTGCAGGCCTTCAACACGCCCCGGGGCTTCCTGCTGTTCCTGTGCGCGGCCTCCTTCCTGCAGGGCATGACGGTGAACGGCTTCATCAACACCGTCGTCACGTCCATCGAGCGGCGCTACGACCTGCACAGCTACCAGAGCGGCCTCATCGCCAGCTCCTACGACGTGGCCGCCTGCCTCTGCCTCACCTTCGTTAGCTACTTCGGAGGCCACGGCCACAAGCCTCGCTGGCTGGGCTGGGGCGTGCTGGTCATGGGCGCCGGCTCGCTGGTCTTCTCACTGCCCCACTTCACCACCGGCCCCTACGAGGCGCAGGTGGACGAGGCCGTCGGAACATGCCGGGCCAACAGCAGCGCGACCTGCGGGGGCCGCACCTCTGGCCTGTCCAGCTACCAGCTGGTCTTCATGCTGGGCCAGTTCCTGCACGGCATGGGCGCCACGCCGCTCTACACGCTGGGCGTCACCTACCTGGACGAGAATGTCAAGTCCAGCTACTCGCCTGTCTACATCG CCATCTTCTACACCGCGGCCATCCTCGGCCCCGCAGCCGGCTACCTGGTCGGAGGTGCCCTGCTGAATATTTACACCGAAATAGGCCACCG GACGGAGCTGACCACCGAGAGCCCGCTGTGGGTCGGCGCCTGGTGGGTGGGCTTCCTGGGCACTGGAGCTGCCGCCTTCCTCATCGCCGTGCCCATCCTCGGCTACCCGCGGCAGCTGCCAG GCTCCCAGCGCTACGTGGTCATGAGAGCATCTGAAACACACCAGTTAAAGGACAGCAGCCACAGGGTGACCAGCAGCCCTGACTTCGGGAAAACCATCAGAGACCTGCCTCT ctCCATCTGGCTCCTCCTGAAGAACCCCACGTTCATCCTGCTCTGCCTGGCCGGGGCCACAGAGGCCACGCTCATCGCTGGCATGTCCACGTTTGGCCCCAAGTTCCTCGAGTCCCAGTTCAGCCTCAGTGCCTCAGAAGCTGCCACCTTGTTTG GGTACCTGGTGGTGCCGGCAGGTGGCGGAGGCACGTTCCTGGGCGGCTTCTTTGTGAACAAGTGCAAGCTCCGAGGCTCAGGCATCATCAAGTTCTGCCTGCTCTGCACCCTGGTCAGCATGCTGGCCTTCTTCGTCTTCTTCATGCACTGCCCCAACGTGCCCATGGCGGGCGTGACCGCCAGCTACAACGGGAG CCTCCTGCCCGAAGGCCACCTGGGGCTGACAGCTGCCTGCAACGCCGCCTGCGGCTGCCAGCCGGAGCACTACAGCCCCGTGTGTGGCCCCGACGGCCTCATGTACTACTCGCCCTGCCACGCGGGGTGCCCGGAGGCGGCCTCGCCTGGCCCCGGTGGCCAGAAG CAGCATTCCTGCACTAACGGCAACTTTACGGTAAGCCCCGGCCTGGGTTCACTCTGGCCCAGAACCTTTCCCTTTGCAGCCAAGGCGGAGCTCTGCAGACCCCTGCGGGGTACGTGCCGGGCCCCCGGAAAGCTGTGGCAGGAGAGAGCTAACTGCCTCTGTGAGGTGCTTGCCACCTGGGGATGCGGCCCGGGGCTCGGCCAGGACTCGGCCGCTGGCGTGGGGTGTGACTTGGCCACGCTTCCCGGGCGTTGA
- the SLCO4A1 gene encoding solute carrier organic anion transporter family member 4A1 isoform X6: protein MKPEWALSGSRSLVRSAAAGPSGRSDRRWNSAPTPAAVAVTPSEMPQHSMGDKHFVSMPQLVFPGPPLATNSECDCTPPSRRASLGSPLSQPLCQPLPEKRGPRAAREVRYVATGRPDQACGWRAFAPTCLQAFNTPRGFLLFLCAASFLQGMTVNGFINTVVTSIERRYDLHSYQSGLIASSYDVAACLCLTFVSYFGGHGHKPRWLGWGVLVMGAGSLVFSLPHFTTGPYEAQVDEAVGTCRANSSATCGGRTSGLSSYQLVFMLGQFLHGMGATPLYTLGVTYLDENVKSSYSPVYIAIFYTAAILGPAAGYLVGGALLNIYTEIGHRTELTTESPLWVGAWWVGFLGTGAAAFLIAVPILGYPRQLPGSQRYVVMRASETHQLKDSSHRVTSSPDFGKTIRDLPLSIWLLLKNPTFILLCLAGATEATLIAGMSTFGPKFLESQFSLSASEAATLFGYLVVPAGGGGTFLGGFFVNKCKLRGSGIIKFCLLCTLVSMLAFFVFFMHCPNVPMAGVTASYNGSLLPEGHLGLTAACNAACGCQPEHYSPVCGPDGLMYYSPCHAGCPEAASPGPGGQKHSCTNGNFTVSPGLGSLWPRTFPFAAKAELCRPLRGTCRAPGKLWQERANCLCEVLATWGCGPGLGQDSAAGVGCDLATLPGR from the exons ATCGGACCGCCGCTGGAATTCCGCACCCACTCCCGCTGCCGTCGCTGTCACGCCCTCGGAGATGCCGCAGCACTCGATGGGGGACAAGCACTTCGTCTCGATGCCGCAGCTGGTCTTCCCCGGCCCCCCGCTGGCCACCAACAGCGAGTGTGACTGCACGCCCCCCAGCAGGCGGGCGTCCCTGGGCTCGCCCCTGAGCCAGCCGCTGTGCCAGCCGCTGCCCGAGAAGCGCGGGCCCCGGGCGGCCCGGGAGGTGCGCTACGTGGCCACGGGGCGGCCGGACCAGGCCTGCGGCTGGCGGGCCTTCGCGCCCACGTGCCTGCAGGCCTTCAACACGCCCCGGGGCTTCCTGCTGTTCCTGTGCGCGGCCTCCTTCCTGCAGGGCATGACGGTGAACGGCTTCATCAACACCGTCGTCACGTCCATCGAGCGGCGCTACGACCTGCACAGCTACCAGAGCGGCCTCATCGCCAGCTCCTACGACGTGGCCGCCTGCCTCTGCCTCACCTTCGTTAGCTACTTCGGAGGCCACGGCCACAAGCCTCGCTGGCTGGGCTGGGGCGTGCTGGTCATGGGCGCCGGCTCGCTGGTCTTCTCACTGCCCCACTTCACCACCGGCCCCTACGAGGCGCAGGTGGACGAGGCCGTCGGAACATGCCGGGCCAACAGCAGCGCGACCTGCGGGGGCCGCACCTCTGGCCTGTCCAGCTACCAGCTGGTCTTCATGCTGGGCCAGTTCCTGCACGGCATGGGCGCCACGCCGCTCTACACGCTGGGCGTCACCTACCTGGACGAGAATGTCAAGTCCAGCTACTCGCCTGTCTACATCG CCATCTTCTACACCGCGGCCATCCTCGGCCCCGCAGCCGGCTACCTGGTCGGAGGTGCCCTGCTGAATATTTACACCGAAATAGGCCACCG GACGGAGCTGACCACCGAGAGCCCGCTGTGGGTCGGCGCCTGGTGGGTGGGCTTCCTGGGCACTGGAGCTGCCGCCTTCCTCATCGCCGTGCCCATCCTCGGCTACCCGCGGCAGCTGCCAG GCTCCCAGCGCTACGTGGTCATGAGAGCATCTGAAACACACCAGTTAAAGGACAGCAGCCACAGGGTGACCAGCAGCCCTGACTTCGGGAAAACCATCAGAGACCTGCCTCT ctCCATCTGGCTCCTCCTGAAGAACCCCACGTTCATCCTGCTCTGCCTGGCCGGGGCCACAGAGGCCACGCTCATCGCTGGCATGTCCACGTTTGGCCCCAAGTTCCTCGAGTCCCAGTTCAGCCTCAGTGCCTCAGAAGCTGCCACCTTGTTTG GGTACCTGGTGGTGCCGGCAGGTGGCGGAGGCACGTTCCTGGGCGGCTTCTTTGTGAACAAGTGCAAGCTCCGAGGCTCAGGCATCATCAAGTTCTGCCTGCTCTGCACCCTGGTCAGCATGCTGGCCTTCTTCGTCTTCTTCATGCACTGCCCCAACGTGCCCATGGCGGGCGTGACCGCCAGCTACAACGGGAG CCTCCTGCCCGAAGGCCACCTGGGGCTGACAGCTGCCTGCAACGCCGCCTGCGGCTGCCAGCCGGAGCACTACAGCCCCGTGTGTGGCCCCGACGGCCTCATGTACTACTCGCCCTGCCACGCGGGGTGCCCGGAGGCGGCCTCGCCTGGCCCCGGTGGCCAGAAG CATTCCTGCACTAACGGCAACTTTACGGTAAGCCCCGGCCTGGGTTCACTCTGGCCCAGAACCTTTCCCTTTGCAGCCAAGGCGGAGCTCTGCAGACCCCTGCGGGGTACGTGCCGGGCCCCCGGAAAGCTGTGGCAGGAGAGAGCTAACTGCCTCTGTGAGGTGCTTGCCACCTGGGGATGCGGCCCGGGGCTCGGCCAGGACTCGGCCGCTGGCGTGGGGTGTGACTTGGCCACGCTTCCCGGGCGTTGA
- the SLCO4A1 gene encoding solute carrier organic anion transporter family member 4A1 isoform X7, with protein MKPEWALSGSRSLVRSAAAGPSGRSDRRWNSAPTPAAVAVTPSEMPQHSMGDKHFVSMPQLVFPGPPLATNSECDCTPPSRRASLGSPLSQPLCQPLPEKRGPRAAREVRYVATGRPDQACGWRAFAPTCLQAFNTPRGFLLFLCAASFLQGMTVNGFINTVVTSIERRYDLHSYQSGLIASSYDVAACLCLTFVSYFGGHGHKPRWLGWGVLVMGAGSLVFSLPHFTTGPYEAQVDEAVGTCRANSSATCGGRTSGLSSYQLVFMLGQFLHGMGATPLYTLGVTYLDENVKSSYSPVYIAIFYTAAILGPAAGYLVGGALLNIYTEIGHRTELTTESPLWVGAWWVGFLGTGAAAFLIAVPILGYPRQLPGSQRYVVMRASETHQLKDSSHRVTSSPDFGKTIRDLPLSIWLLLKNPTFILLCLAGATEATLIAGMSTFGPKFLESQFSLSASEAATLFGYLVVPAGGGGTFLGGFFVNKCKLRGSGIIKFCLLCTLVSMLAFFVFFMHCPNVPMAGVTASYNGSLLPEGHLGLTAACNAACGCQPEHYSPVCGPDGLMYYSPCHAGCPEAASPGPGGQKQHSCTNGNFTVSPGLGSLWPRTFPFAAKAELCRPLRGTCRAPGKLWQERANCLCEVCL; from the exons ATCGGACCGCCGCTGGAATTCCGCACCCACTCCCGCTGCCGTCGCTGTCACGCCCTCGGAGATGCCGCAGCACTCGATGGGGGACAAGCACTTCGTCTCGATGCCGCAGCTGGTCTTCCCCGGCCCCCCGCTGGCCACCAACAGCGAGTGTGACTGCACGCCCCCCAGCAGGCGGGCGTCCCTGGGCTCGCCCCTGAGCCAGCCGCTGTGCCAGCCGCTGCCCGAGAAGCGCGGGCCCCGGGCGGCCCGGGAGGTGCGCTACGTGGCCACGGGGCGGCCGGACCAGGCCTGCGGCTGGCGGGCCTTCGCGCCCACGTGCCTGCAGGCCTTCAACACGCCCCGGGGCTTCCTGCTGTTCCTGTGCGCGGCCTCCTTCCTGCAGGGCATGACGGTGAACGGCTTCATCAACACCGTCGTCACGTCCATCGAGCGGCGCTACGACCTGCACAGCTACCAGAGCGGCCTCATCGCCAGCTCCTACGACGTGGCCGCCTGCCTCTGCCTCACCTTCGTTAGCTACTTCGGAGGCCACGGCCACAAGCCTCGCTGGCTGGGCTGGGGCGTGCTGGTCATGGGCGCCGGCTCGCTGGTCTTCTCACTGCCCCACTTCACCACCGGCCCCTACGAGGCGCAGGTGGACGAGGCCGTCGGAACATGCCGGGCCAACAGCAGCGCGACCTGCGGGGGCCGCACCTCTGGCCTGTCCAGCTACCAGCTGGTCTTCATGCTGGGCCAGTTCCTGCACGGCATGGGCGCCACGCCGCTCTACACGCTGGGCGTCACCTACCTGGACGAGAATGTCAAGTCCAGCTACTCGCCTGTCTACATCG CCATCTTCTACACCGCGGCCATCCTCGGCCCCGCAGCCGGCTACCTGGTCGGAGGTGCCCTGCTGAATATTTACACCGAAATAGGCCACCG GACGGAGCTGACCACCGAGAGCCCGCTGTGGGTCGGCGCCTGGTGGGTGGGCTTCCTGGGCACTGGAGCTGCCGCCTTCCTCATCGCCGTGCCCATCCTCGGCTACCCGCGGCAGCTGCCAG GCTCCCAGCGCTACGTGGTCATGAGAGCATCTGAAACACACCAGTTAAAGGACAGCAGCCACAGGGTGACCAGCAGCCCTGACTTCGGGAAAACCATCAGAGACCTGCCTCT ctCCATCTGGCTCCTCCTGAAGAACCCCACGTTCATCCTGCTCTGCCTGGCCGGGGCCACAGAGGCCACGCTCATCGCTGGCATGTCCACGTTTGGCCCCAAGTTCCTCGAGTCCCAGTTCAGCCTCAGTGCCTCAGAAGCTGCCACCTTGTTTG GGTACCTGGTGGTGCCGGCAGGTGGCGGAGGCACGTTCCTGGGCGGCTTCTTTGTGAACAAGTGCAAGCTCCGAGGCTCAGGCATCATCAAGTTCTGCCTGCTCTGCACCCTGGTCAGCATGCTGGCCTTCTTCGTCTTCTTCATGCACTGCCCCAACGTGCCCATGGCGGGCGTGACCGCCAGCTACAACGGGAG CCTCCTGCCCGAAGGCCACCTGGGGCTGACAGCTGCCTGCAACGCCGCCTGCGGCTGCCAGCCGGAGCACTACAGCCCCGTGTGTGGCCCCGACGGCCTCATGTACTACTCGCCCTGCCACGCGGGGTGCCCGGAGGCGGCCTCGCCTGGCCCCGGTGGCCAGAAG CAGCATTCCTGCACTAACGGCAACTTTACGGTAAGCCCCGGCCTGGGTTCACTCTGGCCCAGAACCTTTCCCTTTGCAGCCAAGGCGGAGCTCTGCAGACCCCTGCGGGGTACGTGCCGGGCCCCCGGAAAGCTGTGGCAGGAGAGAGCTAACTGCCTCTGTGAG GTGTGTCTGTGA